Proteins from one Loktanella sp. M215 genomic window:
- a CDS encoding GspE/PulE family protein, translated as MKKSWATIAEVNAALARRLRETDAVSQEKLDRALDRAQGQGTTLDRALLEQGQLEEDVLLSHVCALTGLSFCADPVADGLMADPAAVARLSPGYLSAKAAVPVLGFEDSGCTVLMATPLDTDLRAELAFHLGQPIVVIAATARSVRLMLSRVDAPEDVSAKPAAAPSTTPQTGPDIDGPVIRFVASKLADAVALGASDLHFEATASDLVVRLRVNGILAAQPVDRSLSPDAVLARLKVMANANVTERRMPQDARMTANIAGRPIDFRFSSIPTRTGESIVLRVLDPRALRLGWDRLGFDEAMVKRIQHIVERPSGLFLVTGPTGSGKSTTLYTALSHLNRTGVKIITVEDPVEYNLPGISQVQVQEAVGLTFARVLRAILRHDPNVILVGEIRDQETAEIACRAAQVGRMVLSTLHTNAPAGAAPRLTDLGVPDFIVRDVLRGVLGQELVIRDCPSCQGAGCQTCGFTGTAPRTLKAELLDLT; from the coding sequence ATGAAAAAGTCTTGGGCGACCATCGCAGAGGTCAACGCAGCCCTCGCCCGGCGGCTGCGCGAAACGGACGCGGTGTCGCAGGAAAAGCTCGACCGCGCACTGGACCGTGCGCAGGGGCAGGGCACGACACTGGACCGCGCACTGCTGGAACAGGGCCAGCTGGAGGAGGACGTGCTGCTGTCCCATGTCTGCGCCCTGACGGGGCTGTCGTTCTGCGCCGACCCCGTGGCCGACGGCCTGATGGCCGACCCCGCCGCCGTCGCGCGCCTGTCGCCGGGGTACCTCTCGGCCAAGGCCGCGGTCCCGGTCCTGGGCTTCGAGGACTCGGGCTGCACGGTCCTGATGGCCACACCCCTCGACACCGACCTGCGGGCGGAACTGGCCTTTCATCTGGGCCAGCCCATCGTCGTCATCGCGGCCACGGCCCGGTCCGTGCGCCTGATGCTGTCGCGGGTGGATGCACCGGAAGATGTCAGCGCAAAGCCCGCCGCCGCGCCTTCGACGACACCGCAGACGGGACCGGATATCGACGGGCCGGTGATCCGTTTCGTCGCCTCGAAACTGGCGGATGCGGTCGCCCTCGGCGCCTCTGATCTGCACTTCGAGGCGACGGCCAGCGACCTTGTCGTGCGTTTGCGGGTGAACGGCATCCTGGCGGCCCAGCCCGTCGACCGCAGCCTGTCGCCGGATGCGGTTCTGGCGCGGCTGAAGGTCATGGCCAATGCCAACGTGACAGAGCGGCGGATGCCGCAAGATGCCCGTATGACTGCGAATATTGCCGGCCGCCCCATCGATTTCCGGTTCTCCTCGATCCCGACGCGGACGGGGGAAAGCATCGTGCTGCGGGTGCTTGATCCGCGTGCGCTGCGACTGGGCTGGGACCGGCTCGGCTTTGATGAGGCAATGGTGAAACGCATCCAGCACATCGTCGAACGGCCCAGCGGCCTGTTCCTCGTGACGGGGCCGACCGGGTCCGGCAAGTCCACGACCCTTTATACTGCGCTGTCCCACCTGAACCGGACGGGCGTCAAGATCATCACGGTCGAGGATCCGGTCGAATACAACCTGCCCGGCATCAGCCAGGTGCAGGTGCAAGAGGCGGTCGGCCTGACTTTCGCCCGCGTCCTGCGTGCGATCCTGCGCCACGATCCGAACGTCATTCTGGTTGGCGAAATCCGCGATCAGGAAACCGCCGAGATCGCCTGCCGCGCGGCCCAGGTCGGGCGCATGGTGCTGTCGACGCTGCACACGAATGCCCCCGCCGGTGCCGCCCCGCGCTTGACTGATCTGGGCGTGCCGGATTTCATCGTGCGCGACGTGCTGCGCGGCGTGCTGGGGCAGGAGCTGGTCATCCGCGACTGCCCGTCGTGCCAAGGCGCAGGGTGCCAGACCTGCGGCTTCACCGGCACCGCGCCGCGGACCCTCAAGGCAGAGCTGCTGGACCTGACCTAG
- a CDS encoding PilN domain-containing protein, with protein MRRGTSAAIFAAGLPPRRAARVDVAQLPLSESVLSILRGHAARQRPVDLMLSPTLYLTKQISLPRAARRAATAAIDLQMRQQMPARAAGLIWRAAPVGRRGQTQDYSVHILRQQDLTDLLQGAAQTGAEVGRVQIAGSAAAAPFFHRLTRSDRITHVWHGVAVGLAVLALGTVLAVQVRATAALNARTAALADEITDLLDQAALAKARAVETEAARSGLVTDVQRFNADYRRFPIIADLTDGLDDGVWISSLSLDGDVLRLAGFSRAALSDTVQVVQATPWAAEVAIDGPVVVDPVRRENRFQLRVTLRPDAVPQ; from the coding sequence TTGCGGCGCGGGACGTCTGCCGCAATCTTTGCCGCGGGGCTGCCGCCCCGGCGCGCTGCACGCGTGGATGTGGCGCAACTGCCGCTGAGCGAGTCGGTGCTGAGCATTCTGCGCGGTCACGCCGCGCGGCAGCGGCCGGTCGATCTGATGCTGTCACCGACGTTGTATCTGACCAAGCAAATCAGCCTGCCCCGGGCCGCCCGGCGCGCCGCGACCGCGGCCATCGACCTGCAGATGCGCCAGCAGATGCCGGCGCGCGCCGCGGGACTGATCTGGCGTGCAGCACCGGTTGGGCGGCGGGGCCAGACGCAGGATTACAGCGTTCACATCCTGCGCCAGCAGGACCTGACGGATCTGCTACAAGGGGCCGCGCAGACCGGGGCAGAGGTCGGCCGCGTGCAGATCGCCGGTTCTGCGGCGGCGGCGCCTTTCTTTCACAGGCTGACCCGCAGCGACCGCATCACCCACGTCTGGCACGGCGTGGCTGTGGGGCTGGCCGTGCTGGCGCTGGGGACCGTACTGGCGGTGCAGGTGCGGGCCACGGCGGCGCTGAACGCGCGCACCGCCGCCTTGGCGGACGAGATCACGGACCTGCTGGATCAGGCCGCCCTTGCAAAGGCGCGCGCGGTGGAAACGGAGGCCGCCCGCAGCGGTCTGGTGACGGACGTGCAGCGGTTCAACGCGGATTATCGCCGCTTTCCGATCATCGCCGATCTGACGGACGGGCTTGATGACGGCGTGTGGATTTCGTCCCTGTCGCTTGACGGCGACGTGCTGCGGCTGGCGGGATTTTCGCGCGCCGCGCTGTCGGATACCGTGCAGGTGGTGCAGGCCACGCCTTGGGCGGCCGAGGTCGCGATCGACGGGCCGGTCGTGGTCGATCCGGTGCGGCGGGAAAACCGGTTTCAACTGCGGGTCACCCTGCGCCCCGACGCGGTGCCGCAGTGA
- a CDS encoding GspMb/PilO family protein produces the protein MNGLRIAGQAVALAAVVAGLAFVLTGIGARRLDAALAQHAVLSTRAAALRVRFGEVPSDTSEQALPAALTHTGETAAAATLSLQQRIVDLGTTHRLTLLTFGAGRTPYDLATPTVAVELEAQGEWSDAIRFLAAVEALTPRVAVANLTLRALPGAAQQGPGAPVSLRVVVWGLYPGGEG, from the coding sequence GTGAACGGGCTGCGCATCGCGGGACAGGCGGTGGCGCTGGCCGCCGTGGTCGCAGGCCTGGCTTTCGTGCTGACGGGCATCGGCGCACGGCGCCTGGATGCGGCCCTGGCGCAGCACGCGGTCCTGTCGACGCGGGCCGCCGCGCTGCGCGTCCGCTTTGGAGAGGTTCCAAGCGACACAAGCGAGCAGGCCCTTCCCGCGGCATTGACCCATACGGGCGAGACGGCCGCCGCCGCCACCCTGTCCCTGCAACAGCGGATCGTGGATCTGGGGACGACGCACCGTCTGACGCTGCTGACCTTCGGCGCGGGGCGGACGCCCTATGATCTGGCGACGCCCACCGTCGCGGTCGAGCTGGAGGCGCAGGGCGAATGGTCCGATGCGATCCGGTTCCTTGCGGCGGTCGAGGCGCTGACCCCCCGCGTGGCCGTGGCCAACCTGACCCTGCGCGCCCTGCCCGGTGCGGCCCAGCAAGGTCCGGGCGCACCGGTGTCCCTGCGGGTCGTGGTCTGGGGCCTTTACCCCGGTGGGGAGGGCTGA
- a CDS encoding type II secretion system F family protein, translated as MPVFTYKGYTAEGRVENGQLDTLSEAAAYDTLRAMGLAVVDLRDGAQSRPEPWYRREVRLTSGTLPLAEQAALAEQMAVLFRVRLPLLDILGILHDGADHRDTRARFARIRWLVSEGVTFPDAFAQAGPRVSTVFLTLLQMGHRSDAMPALMADLADYLREQEKLQGKILGALLYPAVLIVATFGLLLIVTLSLAPALAPIFAGQDRPMPGGLAAFLTIGTVLKAHGAALGIGAVLAGLALYLLLRRVGSRLALRLPLIGPIMRDTALLRLNRALVLLLRAGWPLNDALQTCATLAPRDPFAPALRAASEALEKGGRAHGALALAGGMPSLFLDLFRIGEETNTLPEVLAAVSRSLADRTARRTQRLLAALTPALTLIIGGVIGLLITTIMGAVFSVNDLAF; from the coding sequence ATGCCCGTCTTTACCTACAAGGGCTATACCGCCGAAGGCCGGGTCGAGAACGGCCAGCTTGACACCCTGTCCGAGGCCGCGGCCTATGACACGCTGCGCGCGATGGGGCTGGCGGTGGTCGATCTGCGCGACGGGGCCCAGTCGCGGCCAGAGCCGTGGTACAGGCGCGAGGTCAGGCTGACATCCGGCACCCTGCCCCTGGCGGAACAGGCGGCGCTGGCGGAACAGATGGCGGTGCTGTTCCGCGTGCGGCTGCCGCTGCTCGATATCCTCGGCATCCTGCATGATGGGGCCGATCATCGCGACACCCGCGCCCGCTTTGCCCGGATCCGGTGGCTGGTGTCGGAAGGCGTGACCTTTCCCGATGCCTTTGCGCAGGCGGGGCCGCGGGTCTCGACAGTGTTTCTGACGCTGCTGCAGATGGGCCACCGGTCCGATGCCATGCCCGCGCTGATGGCGGATCTGGCGGATTATCTGCGCGAACAGGAAAAACTGCAGGGCAAGATCCTCGGCGCGCTGCTGTATCCGGCCGTTCTGATCGTGGCGACCTTCGGGCTGCTGCTGATCGTGACGCTGTCGCTGGCCCCGGCGCTCGCGCCGATCTTTGCCGGACAGGACCGCCCCATGCCCGGCGGGCTTGCGGCCTTTCTGACGATCGGCACGGTGCTGAAGGCTCATGGGGCCGCGCTGGGCATCGGGGCGGTGCTGGCGGGTCTGGCGCTGTACCTGTTGCTGCGACGCGTGGGGTCGCGGCTTGCGCTGCGGCTGCCGCTGATCGGCCCGATCATGCGCGACACCGCCCTGCTGCGGCTGAACCGGGCGCTGGTCCTGCTGCTGCGCGCGGGCTGGCCGCTGAACGATGCGCTGCAAACCTGTGCGACGCTGGCGCCGCGCGACCCCTTTGCCCCCGCCCTGCGTGCGGCGTCAGAGGCGCTGGAAAAGGGGGGGCGCGCCCATGGCGCACTGGCGCTGGCCGGCGGCATGCCGTCGCTGTTCCTTGATCTGTTCCGGATCGGAGAAGAGACGAACACCCTGCCAGAGGTGCTGGCCGCCGTGTCGCGGTCACTGGCCGACCGGACCGCGCGGCGGACGCAGCGCCTGCTGGCTGCCCTGACGCCGGCGCTGACGCTGATCATCGGCGGGGTCATCGGGCTGCTGATCACCACGATCATGGGGGCCGTTTTCTCGGTCAACGACCTTGCCTTTTGA
- a CDS encoding type IV pilus modification PilV family protein: MPFDRPPARRRDAGFTLLETLVAVAVLAMVLGGVMGTLGWSMRTQTLRLERAWLAELNRSVLEDYLRRPDPAARSGSAPSDWRWRISDVPVTQGDGTTGLREVTVEGWSDRRPDLVVSLSTLR, encoded by the coding sequence TTGCCTTTTGACCGCCCGCCTGCCCGGCGGCGCGACGCAGGCTTTACGCTGCTGGAAACGCTGGTGGCCGTGGCGGTGCTGGCCATGGTGCTGGGCGGCGTCATGGGGACGCTGGGCTGGTCGATGCGGACGCAGACCCTGCGTCTGGAACGGGCCTGGCTGGCAGAGCTAAACCGGTCCGTGCTGGAGGATTATCTGCGCAGACCCGACCCCGCCGCCCGCAGCGGATCGGCGCCGTCCGACTGGCGCTGGCGCATCAGCGACGTGCCTGTGACCCAAGGTGACGGCACCACCGGCCTGCGCGAGGTTACTGTCGAAGGGTGGTCGGACAGGCGTCCGGACCTTGTCGTTTCGCTGTCGACCCTGCGATGA
- a CDS encoding PulJ/GspJ family protein → MMPRRRRTAGVTLLELLVSLAMMAALALILASSFGVIGRALARLDPAQTEMALLLDRATLRRWIEDMPLEAALQADGDSLTFQTLIDDGLFWPGVLATVTVAQDGDALVATAATPDVGEHPGHTQRITLSTNASDVDLGFLAPLDGGSADWVPDWAMGPVLPDLLRITYAIDGRMAPPLIVVPARTARYSVMSLSSRAPPG, encoded by the coding sequence ATGATGCCCCGCCGCCGCCGCACGGCCGGGGTGACCCTGCTGGAACTGCTGGTGTCGCTGGCGATGATGGCGGCACTGGCGCTGATCCTTGCGTCAAGTTTCGGGGTCATCGGCCGCGCGCTGGCCCGGCTGGACCCTGCACAGACGGAGATGGCGCTGCTGTTGGACCGCGCGACCCTACGCCGCTGGATCGAGGACATGCCCTTGGAGGCGGCCTTGCAGGCGGATGGCGACAGCCTGACGTTTCAGACGCTGATCGACGACGGGCTGTTCTGGCCCGGCGTGCTGGCCACGGTGACGGTGGCGCAGGACGGCGACGCGCTGGTCGCCACGGCCGCGACACCGGACGTCGGCGAACATCCGGGCCACACCCAGCGCATCACCCTGTCCACCAATGCGTCGGACGTGGACCTTGGGTTTCTGGCACCGCTTGACGGCGGATCTGCCGATTGGGTGCCGGACTGGGCGATGGGGCCGGTGCTGCCGGACCTGCTGCGGATCACATACGCCATCGACGGCCGCATGGCGCCGCCGCTGATCGTCGTGCCGGCGCGGACCGCGCGTTACAGCGTGATGTCGCTGTCTTCGCGCGCACCGCCCGGCTGA
- the gspG gene encoding type II secretion system major pseudopilin GspG, with amino-acid sequence MAISASRPPRKPTAGLTLLEMMVVLAIIALVVGLGAPRLMENFGRAKGQAAAAAMANVKAAVQLYYIDTGRYPSEAEGLSALMTQPSGVTGWGGPYLDDATATVDPWGRDYLYRFPGADGTFDLLTLGRDGQPGGAREDSDITL; translated from the coding sequence ATGGCCATTTCCGCTTCACGTCCCCCCCGCAAGCCCACCGCCGGGCTGACCCTGCTCGAGATGATGGTCGTGCTTGCGATCATCGCCCTGGTCGTGGGCCTTGGCGCGCCGCGACTGATGGAGAATTTCGGCCGCGCCAAGGGACAGGCCGCTGCCGCTGCCATGGCCAACGTCAAAGCCGCGGTGCAACTCTATTACATCGACACCGGCCGCTACCCGTCAGAGGCAGAGGGGCTGTCGGCCCTGATGACGCAGCCGTCTGGCGTGACCGGCTGGGGTGGCCCCTATCTGGACGACGCCACCGCGACGGTGGACCCTTGGGGGCGTGATTACCTCTACCGGTTTCCCGGCGCCGACGGCACCTTCGATCTGCTGACGCTGGGTCGCGACGGTCAGCCGGGCGGTGCGCGCGAAGACAGCGACATCACGCTGTAA
- a CDS encoding response regulator gives MTTINIILIDDHPVLLGGIQALLDSDSEFSIMATGGSAEEAVKLVRTHVPSVIVMDVNMPGNVIKAFTDIAQMNEGKTRVLAFTAVAGVDYAIAALEAGAAGYILKGSTIAELKQAILAVHRGDTFISPAFANKVLTGLRTEKLRRAARENCRFSVREEQVVRLLMTGLTNREIAEALTISDKTVKHYMTIIMQKMNVRSRIEVVIGAQKLGLVETAAQRGAIN, from the coding sequence ATGACAACTATTAATATTATATTAATTGACGACCATCCCGTTCTGTTGGGCGGGATTCAGGCGCTTCTCGACTCGGATTCCGAATTCAGCATCATGGCCACCGGTGGTTCGGCGGAAGAGGCCGTCAAGCTTGTCCGCACGCACGTGCCTTCGGTGATCGTGATGGACGTGAACATGCCCGGCAACGTGATCAAGGCCTTTACCGACATCGCGCAGATGAACGAGGGCAAGACCCGCGTGCTGGCCTTCACGGCCGTGGCGGGCGTCGACTATGCCATCGCGGCGCTGGAGGCCGGTGCTGCCGGCTATATCCTCAAGGGCAGCACCATCGCCGAGTTGAAGCAGGCCATCCTGGCCGTCCACAGGGGGGATACGTTCATCTCTCCGGCCTTTGCCAACAAGGTGCTGACGGGATTGCGGACCGAAAAGCTGCGCCGCGCCGCGCGCGAGAACTGCCGGTTCAGCGTCCGCGAGGAACAGGTGGTGCGGCTTTTGATGACCGGGCTGACGAACCGTGAAATCGCCGAGGCCCTGACGATCAGCGACAAGACGGTCAAGCACTACATGACGATCATCATGCAGAAGATGAACGTGCGCAGCCGGATCGAGGTCGTGATCGGCGCGCAAAAGCTGGGTCTGGTCGAAACCGCGGCACAGCGGGGTGCGATAAACTGA
- a CDS encoding sensor histidine kinase: MTPLPLRRPLGLNFDLRRNLRRSSVGLILGVALSMAIPLALALYVTREFRQAQLLDAQAAGELLTEGFLAPHARRALRNGAISPFEAKQMNADFDRIAESSAMLGVVLWDLQGQPIYSSIGYITEDMFPQSDFQTAVLGGSSHSEVTSLDAFGRHDTVPLPYLELYAPIRRADTGELIGVGETLIDISHMLVTRRHAARSVIIASALASLGLGTLVVLTLLQRQRLLRHLADARHLVLQNNRLRQAADRARVAASQSNEALLNQLGAEIHDGPVQVLSLLMLSNDLDEQQTIKSAGMDRKSLISSVMTELRAISDGLILPDMDPSSLENSIQLAIGRHEMLTGHRVAADLSELPQTVDPELAVCLFRFVQEGLTNAFRHAGTPTEQVTGRLEGDQIVLTVSDRGKGAGARKAPVTSHRGLGLQGIRNRLKVFAGEITLSPNASGGMDLTLRVTARQGTGR; encoded by the coding sequence ATGACGCCACTGCCTCTCCGTCGACCCCTTGGTCTGAACTTCGATCTGCGCCGGAACCTGCGGCGCAGTTCCGTGGGGCTGATCTTGGGCGTCGCGCTCAGCATGGCGATCCCGCTTGCGCTCGCCCTCTACGTCACCCGCGAATTCCGTCAGGCCCAGCTTTTGGATGCGCAGGCCGCCGGTGAGTTGCTGACAGAAGGGTTCCTCGCCCCCCATGCGCGGCGCGCCCTGCGCAACGGCGCGATCAGCCCCTTTGAGGCCAAGCAGATGAACGCTGATTTCGACCGGATCGCAGAGTCGAGTGCGATGCTCGGGGTCGTGCTGTGGGACCTGCAGGGCCAGCCGATCTACAGTTCCATCGGCTACATCACCGAAGACATGTTTCCCCAAAGCGACTTCCAGACCGCGGTGCTGGGCGGCAGCTCTCATTCAGAGGTCACGTCGCTGGATGCCTTCGGCCGTCACGATACCGTGCCGTTGCCCTATCTGGAGCTCTATGCACCGATCCGCAGGGCCGACACCGGCGAGCTGATCGGTGTGGGCGAGACGCTGATCGACATCTCGCACATGCTGGTGACCCGGCGCCACGCCGCACGCTCGGTCATCATCGCCAGCGCCCTCGCCAGTCTGGGGCTTGGCACGCTGGTCGTGCTGACCCTGCTGCAACGCCAGCGTCTGTTACGCCATCTGGCCGACGCCCGGCACCTCGTCCTGCAGAACAACCGGCTGCGGCAGGCCGCAGACAGGGCCCGTGTCGCCGCCAGTCAATCAAACGAGGCGCTGCTGAACCAGTTGGGCGCCGAGATTCATGACGGCCCGGTACAGGTCCTCAGCCTGCTGATGCTGTCCAACGATCTGGACGAGCAGCAGACGATCAAGAGCGCGGGGATGGATCGCAAGTCGCTGATCTCTTCCGTGATGACGGAACTGCGGGCGATCTCGGACGGGTTGATCCTGCCGGACATGGACCCGTCGTCACTGGAAAACAGCATACAGCTGGCCATCGGGCGCCACGAGATGCTGACCGGGCACCGCGTCGCCGCCGATCTGTCGGAACTGCCGCAGACTGTCGATCCGGAACTGGCCGTCTGTCTTTTCCGTTTCGTGCAGGAAGGTCTGACCAACGCGTTCCGCCATGCCGGGACCCCGACCGAACAGGTGACCGGCAGGCTGGAGGGCGACCAGATCGTCCTGACTGTCAGTGACCGCGGAAAGGGGGCCGGGGCCCGCAAGGCTCCGGTCACGTCCCATCGCGGTCTGGGACTTCAGGGGATCCGGAACCGGCTGAAGGTTTTCGCCGGAGAGATCACCCTGTCCCCCAATGCCAGCGGCGGCATGGACCTGACGCTGCGCGTCACCGCGCGTCAGGGGACCGGCCGCTGA